A genomic segment from Aegilops tauschii subsp. strangulata cultivar AL8/78 chromosome 1, Aet v6.0, whole genome shotgun sequence encodes:
- the LOC109785707 gene encoding uncharacterized protein gives MVEIFDPSKGRFIVQDLVGEVSLGAVDVECILALENDGLSAEGILGEEGEDVKDRVPPQFLSKTTGNIVIDDLIVDITKNKSADDDFLRRVVLVLLGTVLAPMSSKTVPKQYYALVDDVKRISKINWNAFTLRVLLDCLRNVRKGKHLRQWPRGNLALLQYLYWEKVQPLEGECAFNPSLSMEPLMRNWTEATASRRDKFDYDQGRGRGNIKIEDNITKEYRAQERKVPEPEKPKMKPAVGAAKKSKLASNADEMMNLIMKWCMDYIRSQMKEIPEQRLLEKLNQNGVIYKPAAAAASGNNDADLEVDSFENGPPKKKEFVYKDDSDALEPVIDLTQPDEPVVNQTNDDEEKTPAKLNVDKTTKPTDECGATPGNLGLMVGKSKGKKSAATAKEDDVISGKRRRTVPKKFESPFKLDKPGKRSARALFSDNDKEGSVKDDLTPELIDAAVAFVEAAARSEKNMTKRVYYNEHGTSVTVESIRPIIDAYQTHLALRVGHDRHLCPAWRSKYLVDRAKARDNPKPSKYNMDSALSRAGAVRRVLDEYTVRDKSFIPLNVGNTHWITVVMHNRKKEFRVFDSLYPLEFSHDTVKALRLAIAIDMEEANRITPGKYPDVTKWPIIPQIDMPLQEDGNSCGLFVIEVMEHWDGDRWTADFTQGTVNARRRRLIAELVLSPTNTLECVKNRIRDIAKKSKA, from the exons ATGGTTGAGATATTTGATCCTAGCAAGGGCAGATTCATTGTACAAGACTTGGTTGGCGAAGTGTCTCTCGGTGCCGTGGATGTTGAGTGCATCTTGGCCTTGGAGAACGACGGACTGTCGGCAGAAGGTATTCTCGGTGAGGAAGGTGAGGATGTTAAAGATCGAGTGCCGCCTCAATTCCTGAGCAAGACCACAGGTAACATAGTCATCGATGATCTGATTGTGGACATCACAAAAAATAAATCTGCCGACGACGATTTCCTTCGGAGAGTTGTCCTCGTCTTGCTTGGAACAGTTCTTGCTCCCATGTCGAGCAAGACTGTACCAAAGCAATATTACGCATTGGTGGACGATGTGAAGCGTATATCCAAGATTAATTGGAATGCATTCACCCTCCGGGTTCTGCTGGACTGCCTTCGCAACGTGAGGAAAGGCAAACACCTCCGCCAATGGCCGAGAGGGAACTTAGCTCTCCTGCAG TACCTGTACTGGGAAAAGGTTCAGCCTCTGGAAGGTGAATGCGCATTCAATCCTAGCTTGTCCATGGAACCTCTAATGAGGAATTGGACTGAAGCTACAGCCTCAAGGAGAGACAAGTTTGATTATGACCAAGGCCGTGGCCGTGGTAACATCAAG ATTGAAGACAACATAACCAAGGAGTATAGGGCGCAGGAGCGCAAAGTACCCGAACCAGAAAAGCCAAAAATGAAGCCCGCCGTTGGTGCGGCAAAGAAGTCCAAGTTAGCCTCAAACGCGGACGAGATGATGAACCTCATCATGAAGTGGTGTATGGATTACATACGCAGCCAAATGAAGGAAATACCAGAACAA AGATTGTTAGAGAAGTTGAACCAAAATGGTGTGATCTACAAGCCAGCGGCTGCTGCGGCTTCCGGCAACAACGATGCCGACCTAGAAGTGGATTCCTTTGAGAATGGTCCGCCGAAAAAAAAAGAATTCGTGTACAAGGATGACTCTGACGCTCTAGAGCCGGTGATTGATTTGACACAGCCTGACGAGCCTGTTGTAAACCAAACCAACGATGATGAGGAA AAAACACCTGCCAAGTTAAATGTTGACAAGACAACGAAGCCTACTGATGAGTGCGGCGCAACACCGGGGAACCTTGGATT GATGGTGGGTAAGAGCAAGGGGAAAAAGTCTGCAGCAACCGCAAAAGAAGACGATGTTATATCCGGGAAGCGCCGACGGACTGTTCCcaagaaatttgaatcccccTTTAAACTTGACAAGCCCGGCAAGCGAAGCGCTCGCG CTCTGTTTAGTGACAATGACAAGGAAGGTTCTGTTAAGGACGATTTGACACCGGAACTCATCGATGCTGCTGTTGCGTTTGTGGAGGCAGCTGCTCGGTCTGAGAAGAATATGACAAAAAGAGTTTACTACAATGAACATGGCACCTCTGTGACTGTGGAGAGTATACGACCG ATTATCGATGCTTATCAGACACATTTGGCTCTGCGCGTTGGTCATGATCGGCACCTCTGTCCAGCCTGGAGGTCCAAATACCTTGTTGATCGTGCTAAGGCACGAGACAACCCTAAACCGTCGAAATACAACATGGATAGTGCGCTGAGCAGAGCTGGAGCAGTACGTAGGGTTCTGGACGAGTATACCGTCCGTGATAAG TCGTTTATCCCGTTGAACGTCGGCAATACACACTGGATCACTGTGGTGATGCACAACCGCAAGAAAGAATTCCGAGTTTTTGATTCGCTCTATCCTCTCGAGTTCTCTCACGACACTGTGAAAGCACTG CGACTAGCAATAGCAATTGATATGGAAGAGGCAAACCGTATTACACCTGGCAAATATCCAGACGTCACTAAGTGGCCTATCATACCTCAGATCGACATGCCACTACAAGAGGACGG GAACTCTTGTGGCCTTTTTGTGATTGAAGTTATGGAGCATTGGGACGGGGATCGATGGACCGCCGATTTTACCCAG GGCACGGTTAATGCAAGGAGAAGGCGTCTCATCGCCGAGTTGGTTCTCTCACCTACCAACACGCTCGAATGTGTGAAGAACAGAATCCGCGACATCGCAAAGAAAAGCAAGGCGTGA
- the LOC141039240 gene encoding subtilisin-chymotrypsin inhibitor CI-1B-like: MSSSDDLAGGKKTSWPEVVGLTIKEAKEIILKDKPDADIVTVPVGSAVTEDLRPNRVRIFVGTVAETPHVG, encoded by the coding sequence ATGAGTTCCTCCGACGACCTCGCCGGTGGAAAGAAGACTTCGTGGCCGGAGGTGGTCGGGCTGACCATCAAGGAGGCCAAGGAGATCATCCTGAAGGACAAGCCCGACGCCGACATTGTCACGGTGCCGGTCGGCTCCGCCGTGACCGAGGACTTGAGGCCCAACCGTGTCCGCATCTTCGTGGGCACCGTCGCCGAGACCCCCCACGTTGGATAG